From the Oleiharenicola lentus genome, one window contains:
- a CDS encoding rhodanese-related sulfurtransferase: protein MPACVNLSAYKFAPLADLPALRDQLKAVAAAGSLKGTILLSPEGINLFVAGERAALDSLLAAIRAVPGLADLTPKESAGAQQPFRRMLVKIKREIIAFGVPGIDPARHPAPGLAPRTLRQWLDEGRPVTLLDTRNDYEIAAGTFRGARPAGIRHFRDFPRAADALPGEMKDQTVVTFCTGGIRCEKAAPYLLQAGFKNVFQLDGGILKYFEECGAAHFEGACFVFDDRVSLDASLRETKS from the coding sequence ATGCCCGCCTGCGTCAATCTCTCGGCCTACAAGTTCGCGCCGCTCGCGGATCTGCCGGCGTTGCGGGACCAGCTCAAGGCGGTTGCCGCAGCCGGATCGCTCAAGGGCACGATCCTGCTCAGCCCCGAGGGCATCAACCTCTTCGTCGCGGGTGAACGCGCCGCACTCGACTCCCTGCTGGCTGCCATTCGCGCCGTGCCAGGACTCGCCGACCTGACGCCCAAGGAGTCGGCCGGCGCGCAACAGCCCTTCCGGCGCATGCTGGTCAAGATCAAGCGCGAGATCATCGCTTTCGGTGTGCCGGGAATCGACCCGGCGCGACATCCGGCTCCCGGCCTGGCCCCGCGCACCCTCCGCCAATGGCTCGACGAGGGCCGTCCGGTCACGCTGCTCGACACCCGCAACGACTACGAGATCGCCGCCGGCACTTTCCGCGGCGCCCGGCCCGCCGGCATCCGCCATTTCCGGGATTTTCCGCGCGCGGCCGACGCCCTGCCGGGCGAAATGAAGGATCAGACGGTGGTCACCTTCTGCACCGGCGGCATCCGCTGCGAGAAGGCGGCGCCGTATCTGCTGCAAGCCGGGTTTAAAAACGTCTTCCAACTCGACGGCGGCATTCTCAAATATTTCGAGGAATGCGGAGCCGCGCACTTTGAGGGCGCCTGCTTCGTCTTCGACGACCGGGTCAGCCTCGACGCCAGTCTCCGCGAAACCAAATCCTAG
- a CDS encoding GspE/PulE family protein, which yields MEPVLPSLTGIGGGTGLAELAGAAGLRRVELGERSIAADILAAIPRDLVFAHTVIPFARERGVLQVAVADPAAVEVLDDLAWTAGEPVQASLADEADIRRAITRCYNDHLRDEAATAADSRAPLPGGGQELEVAESDAPVIRLVQDMIADGIRRRASDIHLEPLAGRLRVRHRVDGVLQEGETPPRRLQLPVVSRLKIMAGLSIAEKRLPQDGRIAAEVDGRRLDLRVSSLPTTHGESIVMRVLDKESLRLGLPELGFLPDDQAVFERQIASPDGMVLVTGPTGSGKTTTLYASLHHLNQADRKIITVEDPVEYQIGGINQVPVNATTGLTFATALRAMLRQAPNTVMVGEIRDAETAEIALNASLTGHMVFSTLHTNDAPSAITRLIDIGAKPFLLSAALRAVVAQRLVRRICARCRRPHQPAAWELQLLGLDERCRLEARFARGTGCAACQGTGYRGRLGIFEIFLVHDGIRAMLGGQVTAARLRQQARADGMRTMREDGIRKIFAGHTTIEEVVSATVTDQL from the coding sequence ATGGAGCCTGTCTTACCCAGTCTCACCGGAATCGGAGGCGGAACCGGTTTGGCGGAGTTGGCCGGGGCCGCGGGCCTGCGGCGGGTGGAACTGGGCGAACGGTCCATCGCGGCGGATATCCTGGCCGCGATCCCGCGCGACCTGGTGTTTGCGCACACGGTCATCCCCTTTGCGCGCGAGCGTGGCGTGCTGCAGGTCGCCGTGGCGGATCCGGCGGCGGTTGAGGTGCTGGATGACCTGGCCTGGACCGCCGGCGAACCCGTGCAGGCGAGCTTGGCCGATGAGGCGGACATACGCCGCGCCATCACGCGTTGTTACAACGACCACCTGCGCGACGAAGCCGCCACCGCGGCGGATTCGCGGGCCCCGTTGCCGGGGGGCGGCCAGGAACTGGAAGTGGCGGAATCCGACGCCCCCGTCATCCGGCTGGTGCAGGACATGATTGCCGATGGCATTCGCCGCCGCGCGTCGGACATTCACCTCGAACCGCTGGCGGGCCGGCTTCGCGTGCGGCACCGGGTGGACGGAGTTTTGCAGGAGGGCGAAACGCCGCCGCGGCGACTGCAACTGCCCGTTGTCTCCCGGCTCAAGATCATGGCCGGTCTCAGCATCGCCGAGAAGCGCCTGCCGCAGGACGGCCGCATCGCGGCCGAGGTGGATGGCCGCCGGCTGGACTTGCGCGTCTCGTCGCTGCCCACGACGCACGGCGAAAGCATCGTCATGCGCGTGCTCGACAAGGAGAGCCTTCGCCTCGGGCTGCCGGAACTGGGTTTCCTGCCCGACGATCAGGCGGTTTTTGAGCGCCAGATCGCGTCGCCCGACGGCATGGTGCTGGTGACCGGACCGACCGGATCCGGCAAGACCACGACGCTCTACGCCAGTCTGCACCACCTTAACCAGGCGGACCGCAAGATCATCACCGTCGAGGACCCGGTCGAATATCAGATCGGCGGCATTAACCAGGTGCCGGTGAATGCGACGACCGGGCTGACCTTTGCCACTGCCCTGCGTGCGATGCTCCGCCAGGCCCCGAATACCGTCATGGTCGGTGAGATTCGCGACGCCGAGACCGCCGAGATTGCGCTCAATGCCTCGCTCACCGGTCACATGGTCTTCAGCACGCTGCACACCAACGATGCGCCCAGCGCCATCACCCGGTTGATCGACATCGGCGCCAAGCCCTTTCTGCTCTCGGCCGCGCTGCGGGCGGTGGTCGCTCAGCGCCTGGTTCGCCGGATTTGTGCGCGTTGCCGGCGGCCGCATCAGCCGGCAGCTTGGGAACTGCAGCTGTTGGGCTTGGATGAACGCTGCCGCCTCGAAGCCCGGTTCGCGCGCGGGACGGGTTGCGCCGCCTGCCAGGGCACGGGTTACCGCGGACGGTTGGGGATTTTTGAAATCTTTCTCGTCCACGACGGAATCCGCGCCATGCTCGGAGGCCAAGTCACGGCCGCCCGCCTGCGCCAGCAGGCCCGCGCCGACGGCATGCGCACCATGAGAGAAGACGGAATTCGCAAAATTTTCGCCGGCCACACCACCATCGAAGAGGTTGTGTCCGCGACCGTGACCGATCAACTTTAG
- the coaE gene encoding dephospho-CoA kinase (Dephospho-CoA kinase (CoaE) performs the final step in coenzyme A biosynthesis.), which yields MPGFCRKPIVRAKKEMLTSTNLIVGLTGGMGCGKSTAAALFAERGFRRLDADQTIRDEILTDAAVARAVGQRLGADTLDAEGRVRRDRVAAVVFNEPAQLKWLEELLHPRLLARWRELFAAARDTAFIVEVPLLFEKGLENWFDFIVCVTADSATQLRRLEQRGIPPELARQRLVKQLPLARKCELADHVLLNDGSPEFLREQVNALADRLLNKQPLRSHDRLHVRPA from the coding sequence TTGCCCGGCTTCTGCCGCAAGCCCATTGTCCGCGCCAAGAAAGAAATGCTCACCAGCACCAACCTGATTGTTGGGCTCACAGGCGGAATGGGATGTGGAAAATCGACGGCCGCCGCCCTGTTTGCCGAGCGCGGATTCCGTCGGTTGGATGCCGATCAGACAATTCGCGACGAAATCCTAACCGATGCCGCGGTGGCCCGCGCCGTCGGGCAACGGCTGGGAGCGGACACCCTGGATGCCGAGGGGCGGGTGCGCCGGGACCGCGTGGCCGCGGTGGTTTTTAACGAGCCGGCCCAGCTGAAATGGCTGGAGGAACTGCTGCACCCCCGCTTGCTGGCCCGCTGGCGGGAGCTGTTCGCCGCCGCCCGCGACACAGCCTTCATCGTCGAGGTGCCGCTGCTCTTTGAAAAAGGGCTGGAGAATTGGTTTGATTTCATCGTCTGCGTGACCGCAGACTCTGCGACGCAATTGAGGCGGCTGGAGCAACGTGGCATCCCCCCGGAACTCGCCCGACAGCGCCTGGTCAAGCAACTGCCACTGGCCCGAAAATGCGAGCTGGCAGACCATGTTCTCCTAAACGACGGCTCTCCTGAGTTTTTAAGGGAACAGGTCAATGCCCTGGCCGACCGCCTCTTGAACAAACAACCCCTCCGGTCCCACGACCGCCTTCATGTCCGTCCCGCCTAA
- a CDS encoding HD domain-containing protein, with product MVPPHSIDTKNPAAVVEAVKEAFAGIGAQASYPLLDRLFSDVQSMFSGEYAGYQRIDMHYHDYEHTLQATLCMVHILAGRSRTPDKPVLTKRDWELAVMAALLHDTGYLKKNDDLGGSGARYTFVHERRSCEFARDYLPRMGATATEIDDICSAIICTGPRNKISQISFRCEEARHFAFILVTADYLAQMSAPDYVDKLKALYREFQEAFDFEQIPGEKRPYHSLREMMQMTPAFWTNYVRPMLDFEAGGVHRYLTTAGQTNPYLQAVEDNIIEVRRRLQEGLV from the coding sequence ATGGTCCCTCCGCACTCCATCGACACGAAGAACCCCGCCGCCGTGGTCGAAGCCGTCAAGGAAGCCTTTGCTGGCATTGGCGCGCAGGCCAGTTACCCGCTCCTGGACCGGCTCTTCAGCGATGTGCAGAGCATGTTTTCCGGCGAATACGCCGGCTACCAGCGGATCGACATGCACTATCACGACTACGAGCACACGCTGCAGGCGACGCTCTGTATGGTGCATATCCTCGCCGGCCGCAGCCGTACTCCCGACAAGCCCGTGCTGACCAAGCGGGACTGGGAGCTCGCCGTCATGGCCGCCCTGCTCCACGACACCGGCTACCTCAAGAAGAACGACGATCTCGGTGGCAGCGGCGCCCGCTACACCTTTGTCCACGAGCGTCGGAGCTGCGAATTCGCCCGCGATTACCTGCCGCGCATGGGCGCCACGGCCACCGAGATCGATGACATCTGCTCGGCCATCATCTGCACCGGACCGCGCAACAAGATCAGCCAAATTTCCTTCCGCTGCGAGGAGGCCCGGCACTTCGCCTTCATTTTGGTGACGGCCGACTACCTCGCCCAGATGAGCGCGCCCGACTACGTGGACAAGCTCAAGGCCCTCTACCGGGAATTCCAGGAGGCGTTCGACTTCGAACAGATCCCCGGCGAGAAGCGTCCCTACCACAGTCTGCGGGAAATGATGCAGATGACCCCGGCCTTTTGGACAAATTATGTGCGGCCAATGCTGGACTTTGAGGCCGGCGGTGTGCATCGCTATCTGACGACAGCGGGCCAAACCAATCCGTATTTGCAGGCAGTGGAGGACAACATCATCGAGGTCCGCCGGCGTTTGCAGGAAGGATTGGTCTAA
- a CDS encoding YifB family Mg chelatase-like AAA ATPase, which produces MLATVGSAALLGIDAVPVQIEVNTGESGVPNLILVGLPDTAVKESQDRVFSALSNSGLKMPRTRTTINLAPGDLRKEGAIYDLPIALGILIATGQLACDGLNRHLIAGELSLSGATRPIKGGLAMAVLARETGRKTVLLPPLAAQEAALVEGIEVYEITSLDQAARFLDGRAKLSPVAPPRRTATEPAGVPETDFADIKGQHAVRRAVEVAVAGGHNLIMIGPPGSGKSMIARRIPGIMPQPTLEEYLEILRIHSAAGQTMQGGLHFLQRPARAPHHTISDVGLLGGGTVPGPGEISLAHQGVLFLDELPEFKRSALEVLRQPLEDGHVTISRSAGKVTLPCHFMLVAAMNPCPCGYLGDAKHECRCSPAQIQRYRARISGPLLDRIDLHIEAPALSIAELRSSQPGESTAVMRERIDLARQHQLIRFRGTRLTANARMTPSQIRRFCPLDSTLGDLLQQAMEQLSLSARAYDRILKVARTIADLAESDRIQQPHLLEAIQYRSLDRNVFY; this is translated from the coding sequence ATGTTAGCCACCGTTGGCTCAGCCGCGTTGCTGGGCATTGATGCCGTTCCTGTCCAAATCGAGGTCAACACCGGCGAGTCCGGCGTACCCAACCTGATCCTGGTCGGCTTGCCCGACACCGCGGTCAAGGAGTCGCAGGACCGTGTCTTCTCCGCCCTGAGCAATTCCGGGCTCAAGATGCCGCGCACGCGCACGACCATCAATCTCGCCCCCGGCGACCTGCGCAAGGAAGGTGCGATCTACGACCTGCCCATCGCCCTCGGCATCCTGATCGCCACCGGCCAATTGGCCTGCGACGGCCTGAACCGTCACCTCATCGCCGGCGAACTGAGCCTCTCCGGCGCCACTCGCCCGATCAAAGGCGGGCTGGCCATGGCCGTCCTGGCCCGGGAGACCGGCCGTAAAACGGTCCTGCTCCCTCCGCTCGCCGCGCAGGAAGCCGCCTTGGTCGAGGGCATCGAGGTTTACGAGATAACGTCCCTGGACCAGGCAGCCCGTTTCCTGGATGGCCGCGCCAAGCTTTCCCCCGTGGCCCCGCCGCGGCGCACGGCGACCGAGCCGGCCGGGGTGCCGGAAACCGACTTCGCCGACATCAAGGGCCAGCACGCCGTCCGGCGGGCCGTGGAGGTCGCGGTCGCGGGCGGGCACAACCTGATCATGATCGGACCGCCCGGCTCGGGAAAATCCATGATCGCCCGCCGCATCCCCGGCATCATGCCCCAGCCCACGTTGGAGGAATACCTCGAAATCCTGCGCATCCACTCCGCCGCCGGCCAGACCATGCAGGGCGGTCTCCACTTCCTGCAACGTCCCGCCCGCGCGCCCCATCACACCATCTCCGATGTCGGCCTGCTGGGCGGTGGCACTGTGCCCGGTCCGGGAGAAATTTCCCTCGCGCACCAGGGCGTGCTGTTTCTCGACGAGTTGCCGGAGTTCAAACGCTCCGCCCTCGAGGTCCTGCGCCAACCCCTCGAGGACGGCCACGTCACGATTTCCCGCAGCGCCGGCAAGGTCACCCTGCCCTGCCACTTCATGCTCGTGGCGGCCATGAACCCGTGCCCCTGCGGCTACCTCGGCGACGCCAAGCACGAGTGCCGCTGCTCGCCGGCCCAGATCCAACGCTACCGGGCCCGCATCAGCGGTCCCCTGCTGGACCGGATCGACCTGCACATCGAGGCGCCGGCCCTGTCGATCGCGGAACTGCGCAGCAGCCAGCCGGGCGAATCCACCGCCGTGATGCGCGAACGCATCGACCTGGCCCGCCAGCACCAGCTCATCCGCTTCCGCGGCACGCGGCTCACCGCCAACGCCCGCATGACCCCGTCGCAGATCAGGCGCTTCTGCCCGCTCGACTCCACCCTGGGCGACCTGCTCCAGCAGGCGATGGAACAACTGTCGCTCTCCGCCCGCGCCTACGACCGCATCCTCAAGGTCGCCCGCACGATCGCCGACCTCGCCGAATCCGACCGCATCCAGCAGCCCCACCTGCTCGAGGCCATCCAATACCGTTCGCTGGACCGCAACGTGTTCTACTGA
- a CDS encoding type IV pilus twitching motility protein PilT produces the protein MSYEMNDLLELVVEQKSSDLHLQVGVPPCLRLRGSMTPIDGPELKPEDTEQLMLSITPDNHIQNVKLNGGTDFGFAYGDKARFRVSVLKAKGNYGLVLRQIPNQLFDLRTIGMPDKIKELLYRPRGLFLVTGPTGSGKSTTLASMMNYINENRDGHIITIEDPIEYYHPHKKCVVTQREVGSDVPSFSEAIRRALRQDPDVILVGELRDLETIEAAISAAETGHLVFGTLHTNSAAKTVDRIVDAFPANMKEMIRTQLSTSIIAVISQTLCKKKTGGRIAAYEIMVNTSSIASLIRDNKTFRIPSDIQTGANLGMITLDTHLMSLVNRELIDPDEALEKSQEPVAMKDKLISMGFKLREV, from the coding sequence ATGAGCTATGAAATGAACGACCTCCTCGAGCTGGTCGTCGAGCAGAAGAGTTCCGACCTTCACCTGCAGGTGGGCGTGCCCCCCTGCCTGCGCCTCCGCGGCAGCATGACGCCCATCGACGGCCCCGAGCTGAAGCCCGAGGACACCGAGCAGCTCATGCTCTCGATCACGCCGGACAACCACATCCAGAACGTGAAGCTCAACGGCGGCACCGACTTCGGCTTCGCCTACGGCGACAAGGCCCGCTTCCGCGTGAGCGTGCTCAAGGCCAAGGGCAACTACGGCCTCGTGCTGCGCCAGATTCCCAACCAGCTCTTCGACCTGCGCACCATCGGCATGCCCGACAAGATCAAGGAGCTGCTCTACCGCCCGCGCGGCTTGTTCCTCGTCACCGGCCCGACCGGTTCCGGCAAGTCCACGACGCTCGCCTCGATGATGAATTACATCAACGAGAACCGCGACGGCCACATCATCACCATCGAGGACCCGATCGAGTATTACCACCCGCACAAGAAGTGCGTCGTCACCCAGCGCGAGGTCGGCTCCGATGTGCCTAGTTTCTCCGAGGCCATCCGCCGCGCCCTGCGTCAGGACCCCGACGTCATCCTCGTCGGTGAGTTGCGCGACCTCGAGACCATCGAGGCGGCCATCTCCGCCGCCGAGACGGGCCACCTGGTTTTCGGCACCCTGCACACCAACAGCGCCGCCAAGACGGTGGACCGCATCGTGGATGCCTTCCCGGCCAACATGAAGGAGATGATCCGCACCCAGCTCTCCACCTCGATCATCGCCGTCATCTCCCAGACCCTCTGCAAGAAGAAGACCGGCGGACGCATCGCGGCCTACGAGATCATGGTGAACACCTCGTCCATCGCCTCGCTGATCCGCGACAACAAGACCTTCCGTATTCCGTCGGACATCCAGACGGGTGCGAACCTCGGCATGATCACGCTCGACACGCATTTGATGAGCCTGGTCAACCGCGAGCTGATCGACCCGGACGAGGCCCTGGAAAAATCGCAGGAACCGGTCGCGATGAAGGACAAGCTGATCAGCATGGGCTTCAAGCTGCGCGAAGTCTGA
- a CDS encoding MYG1 family protein — translation MIQFSTILTHPGGAHKDEFLACSVLLSLHPVPVVRREPTPADLADPAVCVVDVGHEHAPERNNFDHHQLPKDHPPTCSLSLVLQHLGLYADARRFCPWLESAEWFDCRGAVTTARWLGVADDVLPKLNSPIDVTLLRRFALATRLTPGDPLWEMMRMVGEDLVSYVRTLRARLGFIGQHARLWPLSPVGKVLFVPRTEPLPDEPSLGLDEYIEEQNLVGEIVGLIYPDRRSTGYGLGRFRDHPALDFTRIAAEPDVHFAHARGFVAKTSAHETERLLTLVTRALVKTT, via the coding sequence ATGATTCAGTTCTCCACCATCCTCACCCACCCCGGCGGCGCCCATAAGGACGAATTCCTCGCCTGCTCCGTGCTTCTCTCCCTGCATCCGGTGCCGGTCGTGCGCCGCGAGCCGACCCCGGCCGATCTGGCCGACCCGGCCGTGTGCGTCGTCGATGTTGGCCACGAGCACGCTCCGGAGCGCAACAACTTCGACCACCACCAACTGCCCAAGGACCATCCCCCGACCTGCTCGCTCTCGCTGGTGCTCCAGCACCTCGGCCTTTACGCCGATGCGCGCCGGTTCTGCCCGTGGCTGGAATCGGCCGAGTGGTTCGACTGCCGCGGCGCCGTCACCACCGCGCGCTGGCTGGGCGTGGCCGATGACGTGCTGCCCAAGCTCAACTCCCCGATCGACGTCACCCTGCTCCGCCGCTTCGCGCTCGCCACGCGCCTCACGCCTGGCGACCCGCTCTGGGAAATGATGCGCATGGTCGGCGAGGATCTGGTCAGCTACGTGCGCACCCTCCGCGCCCGGCTCGGCTTCATCGGCCAACACGCCCGGCTCTGGCCGCTCTCGCCCGTCGGCAAGGTCCTGTTCGTCCCGCGCACCGAGCCCCTACCGGACGAACCTTCCCTCGGCCTCGACGAATACATCGAGGAACAAAACCTCGTCGGCGAAATCGTCGGTCTGATCTATCCCGACCGGCGCAGCACCGGTTACGGTCTCGGACGTTTTCGCGACCACCCGGCGCTCGACTTCACGCGGATCGCCGCCGAGCCCGACGTTCATTTCGCCCATGCGCGCGGCTTTGTGGCCAAGACGTCGGCGCACGAAACGGAACGGTTGCTGACGCTGGTCACCCGTGCCCTCGTCAAAACGACCTGA
- the rho gene encoding transcription termination factor Rho: protein MSVPPKSEEDNSKSGSSESSETKRKPRTRSRLQRTKRSPKAAASTKSEAAPSAELPFEPAPAPVAEAPAPAPEPVRESAPPPAPEPVQAPAQQVAAPTESSEAPAQQAQPGGQGGYDDGGNQGGGQFQGGGKWKHRQRGKHFQPGGGKWGKPGGFQGGGGGKPPQPLPPKEQIIYGDLPDPSRFANLEAVEKIAGEIVDPKADPIWLNELYALNHADLTAFARKLGAKIEGVPNRKQLLTLVFAAAAEQKLPLLDRGYIDMTDRGLCFIVHEDVNYRLYPEDAILPDIFVKQLGLRRGHQVEVQCQAPQGNERCPAVVAIRSVMGGKATEIAKVQPFEELTPYYPLKRIWLEVQGLKDVSMRMVDIVTPIGFGQRGLIVAPPRTGKTILMQNMANSIAENSPEAKLIILLVDERPEEVTDFKRHCKGEVVSSTFDEAPESHIHCAEMVIEKARRLVEHGEHVIILLDSITRLARAYNALASNSGKIMSGGLEANALQKPKRFFGSARNIEGGGSLTIIGTALVDTGSRMDEIIFEEFKGTGNMELHLDRDLVNKRIFPAINIDKSGTRKEELIYHPDELIKIYSLRRAMQGVPAADSMDMLIGRLKKTKTNTEFLLSLNR from the coding sequence ATGTCCGTCCCGCCTAAATCCGAAGAGGATAACAGCAAGTCCGGCTCCTCCGAGTCATCCGAAACCAAGCGCAAGCCGCGCACCCGCTCGCGCCTGCAGCGCACCAAGCGGAGCCCCAAGGCTGCGGCGTCCACCAAGTCGGAGGCCGCCCCGTCGGCCGAGCTCCCGTTCGAGCCGGCTCCAGCCCCTGTGGCCGAGGCGCCCGCGCCGGCGCCGGAACCCGTGCGCGAATCCGCCCCGCCGCCGGCGCCGGAACCGGTGCAGGCCCCGGCGCAGCAGGTGGCGGCCCCGACGGAATCTTCCGAGGCCCCGGCCCAGCAAGCGCAGCCCGGTGGCCAGGGCGGATATGATGACGGCGGCAACCAGGGCGGGGGACAGTTCCAAGGCGGCGGAAAATGGAAACACCGCCAGCGCGGCAAACACTTCCAGCCGGGCGGCGGCAAGTGGGGCAAACCCGGCGGCTTTCAGGGCGGCGGTGGCGGCAAGCCCCCGCAACCGCTTCCACCCAAGGAGCAGATCATCTACGGCGACCTCCCCGACCCGTCGCGTTTCGCCAATCTGGAGGCGGTCGAGAAGATCGCGGGCGAGATCGTCGATCCCAAGGCCGACCCGATCTGGCTCAACGAACTTTACGCGCTGAATCACGCCGACCTCACCGCCTTTGCCCGCAAGCTCGGCGCCAAGATCGAAGGCGTACCCAATCGCAAGCAGCTCCTCACGCTCGTGTTCGCTGCCGCGGCGGAGCAAAAGCTCCCGCTCCTGGATCGCGGCTACATCGACATGACCGATCGTGGACTGTGCTTTATCGTCCACGAGGACGTTAATTACCGGCTCTATCCCGAGGACGCCATCCTGCCCGACATCTTCGTCAAGCAGCTCGGCCTGCGCCGCGGTCATCAGGTCGAGGTCCAGTGTCAGGCCCCGCAGGGCAACGAGCGCTGTCCCGCGGTCGTGGCGATCCGATCGGTCATGGGCGGCAAGGCGACCGAGATCGCCAAGGTCCAGCCCTTCGAGGAACTCACGCCCTATTACCCGCTCAAGCGCATCTGGCTCGAGGTCCAGGGCCTCAAGGACGTTTCCATGCGCATGGTGGACATCGTCACGCCCATCGGCTTCGGCCAGCGTGGTCTGATCGTCGCGCCGCCGCGCACCGGCAAGACGATCCTCATGCAGAACATGGCGAACTCGATCGCGGAGAACTCGCCCGAGGCCAAGCTGATCATCCTGCTCGTGGACGAACGTCCCGAGGAGGTCACCGACTTCAAGCGCCACTGCAAGGGCGAGGTGGTCAGCTCGACCTTCGACGAGGCGCCGGAGAGTCACATCCACTGCGCCGAAATGGTCATCGAGAAAGCGCGCCGGCTCGTCGAACACGGCGAGCATGTGATCATCCTGCTGGACTCGATCACCCGTCTGGCGCGCGCCTACAACGCGCTCGCCTCCAACAGCGGCAAGATCATGTCCGGCGGCCTCGAGGCCAACGCCCTGCAGAAGCCCAAGCGCTTCTTCGGCTCGGCCCGCAACATCGAGGGCGGCGGCAGCCTCACCATCATCGGCACCGCGCTGGTGGACACCGGCAGCCGCATGGACGAGATCATCTTCGAGGAGTTCAAGGGCACCGGCAACATGGAGCTCCACCTCGACCGCGACCTCGTCAACAAGCGCATCTTCCCCGCGATCAACATCGACAAGTCCGGCACGCGCAAGGAGGAGCTCATCTATCACCCCGACGAGCTCATCAAGATCTACTCCCTGCGCCGCGCCATGCAGGGTGTGCCCGCCGCCGACTCGATGGACATGCTCATCGGCCGGCTCAAGAAGACCAAGACGAACACGGAATTCCTCCTCAGCCTCAACCGCTGA
- a CDS encoding DUF4252 domain-containing protein, translated as MKSLRLLTAAASLAAVLAVSAFAAESEAGYVDIGQLVPAAKGEFVEINLSPGLLKFAAKIAAKQEPEAAALIANLKRVRVNVVSLDDSNRKATIEQIEAVRAKLESQGWTQMVTVREREGGDNVTVHAKQKGDDVIEGLVVTVIDGKGEAVFVNIVGLISADQIATIAEQLNIEPLRHVKVKIKQDKSSDKDEA; from the coding sequence ATGAAATCCCTCCGCCTCCTCACCGCCGCTGCCAGCCTGGCTGCGGTTCTTGCTGTTTCCGCCTTCGCCGCCGAATCCGAAGCCGGCTACGTTGACATCGGGCAGCTCGTCCCCGCTGCCAAGGGCGAGTTCGTCGAGATCAACCTTTCGCCCGGCCTGCTCAAGTTTGCGGCCAAGATCGCCGCCAAGCAGGAACCCGAGGCCGCGGCGCTGATCGCCAATCTCAAGCGCGTGCGGGTCAACGTCGTCAGCCTGGATGACTCCAACCGCAAGGCCACCATCGAGCAGATCGAGGCCGTCCGCGCCAAGCTCGAGTCGCAGGGCTGGACCCAGATGGTCACGGTCCGCGAGCGTGAGGGCGGCGACAACGTCACCGTCCACGCCAAGCAGAAGGGCGACGACGTGATCGAGGGCCTGGTGGTCACGGTGATCGACGGTAAGGGCGAAGCGGTGTTCGTGAACATCGTCGGTCTCATCAGTGCCGACCAGATCGCCACCATCGCCGAGCAGCTGAACATCGAGCCCCTGCGCCACGTGAAGGTGAAGATCAAGCAGGACAAGTCCTCCGACAAGGACGAGGCCTGA